One Carassius auratus strain Wakin chromosome 4, ASM336829v1, whole genome shotgun sequence DNA segment encodes these proteins:
- the LOC113066953 gene encoding gastrula zinc finger protein XlCGF7.1 isoform X1: MEFIKVETEDIKIEDTFDVKLEDTDEDIDLMALIEESRDRYKKLDCSTGENSLSCSPTEENSLHKKARKTRIRNPVICPECGKCFSHQGNLKVHMRVHTGEKPFTCPQCDISFTQQGNFDRHMRVHTEEKPYSCELCGKSFTAQLSLDFHMNSHTGDRAFSCDQCGKRFRHKAAVDNHRKIHSRLERFSCRQCGMSYTDPNHLRNHVITHTGDEPYMCEHCGKGFTDNRSLKVHMVIHTGEKPFDCLECGKSFKFKENFQTHMSVHSKERSFICPVCGKICKPKGKLKLHMKLHTGERP; encoded by the exons atggagtttattaaagtgGAAACTGAAGACATCAAGATTGAAGACACATTTGACGTGAAGCTTGAAGATACGGATGAAGATATAG ACCTGATGGCGCTGATAGAGGAGAGTAGAGATCGGTATAAGAAACTTGATTGCAGTACTGGAGAAAACTCTTTAAGTTGTTCACCGACTGAAGAGAATTCATTACACAAAAAAGCTCGGAAGACTCGAATTAGAAATCCTGTCATCTGCCCAgagtgtggaaagtgtttcagTCATCAAGGAAACCTTAAAGTCCACATGAgggttcacactggagagaagcctttcacctgccCTCAGTGTGACATCAGTTTCACTCAGCAAGGAAACTTTGATcgacacatgagagttcacaccgAAGAGAAGCCTTACAGCTGTGAactgtgtggaaagagcttcactGCACAACTTAGCCTTGACTTTCACATGAACAGTCACACCGGCGATAGGGCGTTttcatgtgatcagtgtggaaagcgCTTCAGACATAAAGCAGCTGTTGATAATCACAGGAAGATTCATTCAAGATTGGAGCGTTTTTCATGTCGTCAGTGTGGAATGAGTTACACAGACCCGAACCACCTCAGGAATCATGTAATAACTCACACTGGAGACGAGCCTTACATGTGCGAACACTGTGGAAAGGGTTTCACGGACAATCGATCCCTCAAGGTTCACATGgtaattcacactggagagaaacctttcgaCTGCCttgagtgtggaaagagtttcaagtTTAAAGAAAACTTTCAGACTCACATGAGCGTTCACAGTAAAGAACGGTCTTTCATCTGCCCCGTGTGTGGAAAGATTTgcaaacctaaaggaaaacttaAGCTTCACATGAAgcttcacactggagagagacctTAA
- the LOC113066953 gene encoding gastrula zinc finger protein XlCGF7.1 isoform X2 — MALIEESRDRYKKLDCSTGENSLSCSPTEENSLHKKARKTRIRNPVICPECGKCFSHQGNLKVHMRVHTGEKPFTCPQCDISFTQQGNFDRHMRVHTEEKPYSCELCGKSFTAQLSLDFHMNSHTGDRAFSCDQCGKRFRHKAAVDNHRKIHSRLERFSCRQCGMSYTDPNHLRNHVITHTGDEPYMCEHCGKGFTDNRSLKVHMVIHTGEKPFDCLECGKSFKFKENFQTHMSVHSKERSFICPVCGKICKPKGKLKLHMKLHTGERP, encoded by the coding sequence ATGGCGCTGATAGAGGAGAGTAGAGATCGGTATAAGAAACTTGATTGCAGTACTGGAGAAAACTCTTTAAGTTGTTCACCGACTGAAGAGAATTCATTACACAAAAAAGCTCGGAAGACTCGAATTAGAAATCCTGTCATCTGCCCAgagtgtggaaagtgtttcagTCATCAAGGAAACCTTAAAGTCCACATGAgggttcacactggagagaagcctttcacctgccCTCAGTGTGACATCAGTTTCACTCAGCAAGGAAACTTTGATcgacacatgagagttcacaccgAAGAGAAGCCTTACAGCTGTGAactgtgtggaaagagcttcactGCACAACTTAGCCTTGACTTTCACATGAACAGTCACACCGGCGATAGGGCGTTttcatgtgatcagtgtggaaagcgCTTCAGACATAAAGCAGCTGTTGATAATCACAGGAAGATTCATTCAAGATTGGAGCGTTTTTCATGTCGTCAGTGTGGAATGAGTTACACAGACCCGAACCACCTCAGGAATCATGTAATAACTCACACTGGAGACGAGCCTTACATGTGCGAACACTGTGGAAAGGGTTTCACGGACAATCGATCCCTCAAGGTTCACATGgtaattcacactggagagaaacctttcgaCTGCCttgagtgtggaaagagtttcaagtTTAAAGAAAACTTTCAGACTCACATGAGCGTTCACAGTAAAGAACGGTCTTTCATCTGCCCCGTGTGTGGAAAGATTTgcaaacctaaaggaaaacttaAGCTTCACATGAAgcttcacactggagagagacctTAA
- the LOC113066913 gene encoding uncharacterized protein LOC113066913 → MAGNDGSSGSDPEMEDESCSGSTGGNEWWKVVNRKRKKTNSQGSFTDSGKEDHVSRKNIEEYKVMMKFADSGMTINPIKLTKSLNKALGEIHSAKTLRDGNLIIICKDEKQQKKALSITSMLGLLVSCTLMKKKPWVRGVITGIPTDVNTDKIKSCVEGAKVVGAKRLQYVKNKERMDSLSVMLQFDEERMPERVKIGYVSYPVRPYVPPPLRCFKCQKYGHVNAVCRGKQRCARCGGDHEYGKCGEGVKAKCCNCGVLHTPVQSVAVNAPKSWFAIRHKKLKEEEETFSKFGSNCKMNKLLLAL, encoded by the exons ATGGCAGGAAATGACGGTAGCTCTGGTAGTGATCCGGAAATGGAAGATGAATCGTGTAGCGGGAGTACAGGAGGGAATGAATGGTGGAAAGTAGTAAAtcggaaaagaaagaaaactaataGTCAAGGATCATTTACGGATAGTGGAAAGGAGGATCATGTGAGTAGGAAAAACATTGAAGAATATAAAGTGATGATGAAATTTGCAGATTCAGGTATGACGATTAACCCAATTAAACTAACTAAATCGCTAAATAAAGCCTTAGGTGAAATTCATAGTGCAAAGACTCTGAGAGATGGTAACTTGATTATCATATGTAaggatgaaaaacaacaaaagaaggcTCTAAGTATAACCTCGATGCTTGGACTCTTGGTGTCATGCACTTTGATGAAGAAGAAACCTTGGGTTAGAGGAGTAATAACTGGAATTCCTACTGATGTGAATACTGATAAAATTAAAAGTTGCGTTGAAGGGGCGAAGGTAGTTGGAGCAAAACGACTTCAGTAcgtgaaaaacaaagaaagaatggACAGTTTGTCAGTAATGCTTCAGTTCGATGAGGAAAGAATGCCAGAGAGGGTAAAAATAGGATACGTAAGCTATCCAGTAAGACCTTATGTGCCTCCTCCGCTTAGATGCTTCAAGTGCCAGAAATATGGACATGTTAATGCTGTTTGCAGAGGAAAACAACGCTGTGCGAGATGTGGGGGTGACCATGAATATGGTAAATGTGGTGAAGGAGTGAAGGCTAAATGTTGTAATTGTGGAG TGCTTCACACTCCAGTCCAGTCGGTGGCGGTAAATGCACCAAAAAGTTGGTTTGCCATCCGccataaaaagttaaaagaagaagaagaaacattcAGTAAATTTGGCAGCAACTGTAAAATGAATAAGTTGTTATTAGCATTGTAA